Part of the Solwaraspora sp. WMMA2065 genome is shown below.
CGCAGCAGCCCGGCGTCCTTCAGCGCGTCGAGCACCTCCGCGTGCAGGGCGCGGTTCTCCTCCTGCCACGCGGCGTGCTTCTGGATCAGCGGGATCAGGTCCCTGGCCCGCTGTACGAGTTCGGGCTGTGGCGCGGACTCGATTACCGTCATCTTTACTCCTCCAGACGAAGGCAGAAATTGGTGCCTGGCGCAGCTACTGCGGCAGGATGTCGGGGGGACGTCCCGTCGTCACAAACTCTGGCATGAGGCCCCTACGGTCCACATCTCTCACGTTGCTCAGGAACGAACTGCATACTGAGCCGCCGGCCGAGTTCCAGTCCGACAGAACATTCGTGGGCTGAACACAGATGGGCAGTGGACGCCATTTCGACGACGTCCACTGCCCATTACTTACCTGCCTCGGGCGGCACCGCCCGTCATGGTCTGTCGCTCAGGCGGACTGAGCTGCGGCGATCTGCGCCGCCATCTGTGCGTACTGGCGCTCCAAGTTCTTCCCCCCGCCCGAACGCCAGCTGTCGGCCAGCGGCTCGGCCATGGCATCGGGGAAGATCTCCTCCTCGCCCTTTTCCAGCCCGTCGTAGACGTTCTTGGCCACGTGCTCGGGCGCCGCCTTGGCCATCACGTCGAAGCCCTTGGTCATGTCGGTGTCGACGAGCCCGGTCATGACGGCGTGCACGCCGACGCCCTTACCCGCCAGCAGACCACGAAGCGACTGCGACAGGTTGAACGCCGCTGCCTTGGCCGCCGAGTACGACGAGACCAATGGGAACGGCGCGAACGCGTTCACCGAAATGTTGTTGATGATCGCACCCTGGGACCGGATCAGCGCCGGGAGGAACGCCTGAATGGTGTCGTACACGCCGAAGAAGTTCACCGCGAACATCTTCTCGAGCACCGCGCGATCGCTCAGGTCGTCGAACGTGACCTCGCCGGCGTTGTTCACCAGCACGTCGAGTTCGCCGACGGTCTTCGCGGCCTGTGCGATCTGCCCCGCGTCGGTCACGTCCAGCGTCACTGCGGTGACCCGCCCGTCCGGGTGGTCGAACGGCTGACGCGTCCCGGCGTACACCCGCTTCGCGCCCCGGTTGAGCGCCTCCTCGAGCAGCGCCCGGCCGATGCCGCGGTTGGCGCCGGTCACCAGGACCGTCTTACCGGTGATCGTGTGCATTCCGTACTCCCTTTCGTATGGACATGCTTCTGACACCCGTCCGATCAGGACGGGAGCTCGACCGACTGCCGGTGGTTGAAGAAGTTCCGCGGGTCGTAGGCCTTCTTCACCGCCTGCAGCCGGCGGTAGTTCTCCTTGTAGTAGAGGTCGTACCAGGCGAAGGCCGACCCGTTCCAGGCCGGATCGCTCAGGTCGGCGTCCGGATAGTTGACGTAGCAACCGTCGGTCTGGTCGTTCGGTACGGGCACGCCGCCGGTGTCCGCGAAAGTGTCACGGTAGGTCTCCCGGGCCCACGCGATGTTCGCCGCGTCGTCCGCCGGATTGGCCCACTGCGCCTGCCAGAGCAGCTTGTAGGCGGCCTCCCGGTGGGGAATCGCCGTCGCGGCGTCGGGCACGGCCGCAGTCCTGCCGCCGTACGGGCTGATGACGATGTTCAGATTCGGATTGTTGATGTCCGACCGGGTCATCGCCCGGTAGATCGCGGAGGCCTGCGCAGTGGTGAAGGTGTCCTTCATGAACGCGGACTTGTACTCGCCGCGTAGCGTCGGGTCGTTGTTCAACGTGTTGGTGGTACCGGTGAGCTTGCAGAACTGCAGCCATGGCATGGTGCTCTGCGAAGCGAACACGGCCGGTGTCACACCGTTCTGCAGATGGGCCAGGTAGCTGTCCAGCATCTGTTGCGCGTTCGGCACGGCGGAGTCGACGAAGGCGTACATGTGTATTTCGCCGTTGGACCGGTGGAACGACTGGATCAGGCTCGTCACCTCGCGGGTGGGGCTGTCCGGGGAGATGTTCGCGACGTGCCAGCTGGCGTAGTTCTGGAGCAGGCGGATGTAGTCGGCTTCGGTCATGGTGCTCCAGCTCCATAGGGCGAAGCTGGACAGTACTTTGGACGGCGGTTTCGGCAGAAGCTGCGCCGGGGACCGGCCGTGCGCTCCAGGCGAGCGGAAGAAGTACCGGGTGACGACACCGAAGTTCCCACCGCCGCCACCGGTGTGGGCCCACCACAGGTGGCGGTGCGGGTCCCGCTTTTCCCGCGTGGCGATGATCGTGTTGACCCTGCCGGCGGCGTTGACCGTGACCACCTCGACGGCGTACAGGTGGTCGACGATCAGTCCGTTGCGGCGGACAAGCCAGCCCCAGCCGCCGCCGGCGACGTGGCCGCCCATTCCGACGGAGTAGCAGACACCGCCAGGCAGCGTGACGCCCCAGGTCTGGTAGAGCTTCTCATAGACGTCGAGCAGAATGGCGCCGGCCTCCACCGCAACAGCCTTCATTCTCGCGTCGTAGTAGATCCTATTCATGTTCGTCATGTCGATGATCGTTTCGACTTCACTGTTGTAGACGAAGTCTTCGAAACCGTGACCGCCGCCCCGGACGGTCAATTTGGTTCCGCGACGCACCGCGCGTCGGACGATCGGGGCAACCTGGTTCGGGGAATCCACCACGTACACCGAGTTGGGTGTCGCGGTCCACCGGTTGTTCAGCCCCATCACAAGGTCGGGGTATTGGGGGTCAGCCGGAGTGACGGGCGCTACCAGCGCACCCGACGCTCCACTCCCGTGCGCGAGTGCCGTGCCGGGCAGTGCGGCACCGGCCAGGGCGACGCCTCCGGCCCCTGCGGCACCGGCAAGTAACGTACGCCGTTCGAACTTCCGCTCTTCGTTGGTCATGGCAATCCTGTCCTCTCTGAATCGAGACAGTGAGAGCGGACGACACCAATTCCCCTGGCCACGTCCGCGCATCGGTCGCCAGGCTATGATCCGGCGACACCCGCCTGCTTCCTTGAAATTGCCCTCTCCCAGTGACCGCTTCTTTTTGCCACTACTCGCTGCGGTTGATTGAATTTCCGTCCGTCAGGATCGCGATTAGGCCGGCGACGACGGCGGCAGTAGCCAACAGGGCAATACGGAAGTGGCCGAGGAACATGAAGAATTGGCAGAGTCGAGCGCGCGTCCCGGTTCCGGGCAGCGACCCGAACCCACCGTCCGATGTGGGTGACCAGTAGTCAGGTGACCGCCCCTCGGCGGGGACCAGCATCGCACCGGCGCTGCTGCGTCACGCCTCGGGCTGCACTTGGAGAGGACTGGAGACGATCGCGGAGAGACAGCAATCGAGAAGTATACATTCTTCGCCAATCGTCATAGCTTGGACGCAACCCGCCATATGCGGTCGACAAGAGGGAGAGGTAGAGCCATGTCGCCACGGTTGGTCGATGCTCGGGTCAGGGGATCGCGGTTGACACTGAAACGGATGATCGTCGGAGGGATCACCGCCCTGGCGGTGATCGTCGGTAGTGTCGGGGCAGCGGTGGCTCACGGCTCGAACGGCGGCTCCGACGCCACCGCAGCGCGAGGTGGACACGCCCAGCGGGAGCCGGTCGTCGGTCGCGCGGTCTTCGACCGGACCTTCCGGCATGGTCTGGTCCGCACCGACGGCGGCAAGGTGCACTACGTCAAGGGCGGTTCCGGGCCGGCGCTCGTGCTGCTGCACGGCTGGCCCGAGACCTGGTGGGGTTGGCATCTGGTGATGCCCGAGCTGGCCAAGACGCACACGGTGATCGCGTTCGACCTGCCCGGCCTCGGCTACTCCGCGATCCCGCGGGACGGCTACGACCAGAAGACCACGGCCGCCCGTCTGCATCAGGCGGTGAACCGGCTCGGGTACCGCGAGGTGAAGGTCATGGGGCACGACATGGGCGTTCTGGTCGGCTACGCCTGGGCCCGGGACTACCCACAGGAGGTGACCCGCCTGGCGGTGCTCGACTCGCCGCTACTGGGCTTCGGCTTGGAGGACGCGTATCCGCTCAGCTTCCACTTCAAGCTCAACATGG
Proteins encoded:
- a CDS encoding SDR family NAD(P)-dependent oxidoreductase; translation: MHTITGKTVLVTGANRGIGRALLEEALNRGAKRVYAGTRQPFDHPDGRVTAVTLDVTDAGQIAQAAKTVGELDVLVNNAGEVTFDDLSDRAVLEKMFAVNFFGVYDTIQAFLPALIRSQGAIINNISVNAFAPFPLVSSYSAAKAAAFNLSQSLRGLLAGKGVGVHAVMTGLVDTDMTKGFDVMAKAAPEHVAKNVYDGLEKGEEEIFPDAMAEPLADSWRSGGGKNLERQYAQMAAQIAAAQSA
- a CDS encoding FAD-binding oxidoreductase; the protein is MTNEERKFERRTLLAGAAGAGGVALAGAALPGTALAHGSGASGALVAPVTPADPQYPDLVMGLNNRWTATPNSVYVVDSPNQVAPIVRRAVRRGTKLTVRGGGHGFEDFVYNSEVETIIDMTNMNRIYYDARMKAVAVEAGAILLDVYEKLYQTWGVTLPGGVCYSVGMGGHVAGGGWGWLVRRNGLIVDHLYAVEVVTVNAAGRVNTIIATREKRDPHRHLWWAHTGGGGGNFGVVTRYFFRSPGAHGRSPAQLLPKPPSKVLSSFALWSWSTMTEADYIRLLQNYASWHVANISPDSPTREVTSLIQSFHRSNGEIHMYAFVDSAVPNAQQMLDSYLAHLQNGVTPAVFASQSTMPWLQFCKLTGTTNTLNNDPTLRGEYKSAFMKDTFTTAQASAIYRAMTRSDINNPNLNIVISPYGGRTAAVPDAATAIPHREAAYKLLWQAQWANPADDAANIAWARETYRDTFADTGGVPVPNDQTDGCYVNYPDADLSDPAWNGSAFAWYDLYYKENYRRLQAVKKAYDPRNFFNHRQSVELPS
- a CDS encoding alpha/beta hydrolase; translation: MIVGGITALAVIVGSVGAAVAHGSNGGSDATAARGGHAQREPVVGRAVFDRTFRHGLVRTDGGKVHYVKGGSGPALVLLHGWPETWWGWHLVMPELAKTHTVIAFDLPGLGYSAIPRDGYDQKTTAARLHQAVNRLGYREVKVMGHDMGVLVGYAWARDYPQEVTRLAVLDSPLLGFGLEDAYPLSFHFKLNMAPSPVPEKIVDNSDVSTYLNYVFEFAAVPDAIDRDSHIRAYLHPARRSAGYNYYRAWPENAEDTKAHAESKRLTQPVLAMGAEFVFGLGVAASFEQVADDVRGVVAPGAGHWIQEETPEFLIDCANLFFGPEGVPAPTEPLSSCVA